From one Henningerozyma blattae CBS 6284 chromosome 1, complete genome genomic stretch:
- the DAD3 gene encoding Dad3p (similar to Saccharomyces cerevisiae DAD3 (YBR233W-A); ancestral locus Anc_6.142) — MEDMSSLQYEILAKYSRLLKILQSIDKSLEEITSENTQSNKDIIVDAGEQPTNTNLYKNNDIANLNLQMRQIEMKLNLVGTLLKSSVYSVLQTYENNYLNKTSEDSSDKRD, encoded by the coding sequence ATGGAAGATATGTCTTCATTACAATACGAAATCCTTGCAAAATATAGCAGATTACTGAAGATTCTGCAATCGATAGATAAGTCTTTAGAAGAAATAACATCAGAAAACACACAAAGTAATAAGGATATAATAGTCGATGCGGGTGAACAACCTACAAATACTAatctttataaaaataatgatattgcTAATCTTAATTTACAGATGAGACAAATTgagatgaaattaaatctaGTGGGCACCCTTCTGAAAAGTAGTGTGTATTCAGTTTTACAAACgtatgaaaataattatctCAACAAGACTAGTGAAGATAGTAGCGATAAAAGAGATTAA
- the LYS4 gene encoding homoaconitate hydratase LYS4 (similar to Saccharomyces cerevisiae LYS4 (YDR234W); ancestral locus Anc_8.455), translating to MRLIRTIHSCPPRYAQNLIEKIVQRYSVDGLEKPDVELHSGDYINLKPSYCMSHDNTWPIALKFLQLQSEKLYDANQIVNTIDHDVQNKSEANLQKYDNMRKLAGRLGSHFYPAGRGIGHQIMIEEGFAFPYRLAVASDSHSPIYGGVGCLGVSVVRSDAACIWATGRTWWRIPPVAKVELKGQLPRGLSGKDVIIALCGIFKKDEVLNHAIEFTGEGVGSLSIDDRLSIANMCTEWGALAGLFPVDRRTVEYYRGRLGDVEASHPRINKESVSQVESRMATMVGDVDASYNKTLQIDLSRLTHYVAGPNSVKVMECADKLSRQEIAVNKAYLISCTNSRLSDLQNAAEVFKRSGRQVASGVQFYLAAASSIVQRQAELDGSWKVLVDAGAIVLPSGCGPCIGLGMGLLKEGEVGVSSSNRNFKGRMGDVKARAYLSSPAVVAASAILGKIGTPEEVFGEPREISGDLSGDLSAECVENAKSGMPPQPKMPPQGEVIEGFPERIQGRIVFCNNDNINTDGIYPGKYTYNENITRQEMGEIVMENYDTEFTKIAQAGDILVSGYNFGSGSSREQAAVALLAKGIPLVVAGSFSNIFCRNAINNVLLTLDVPELVEYLKEKYKGDARLTIRSDLKLTWDIRDGVVDISENDKVVFSKKVNALGRIVQEIAVQGGLEGWIRNEIAR from the coding sequence ATGCGTTTAATAAGAACAATACACAGCTGCCCACCGAGGTATGCACAGAATTTGATCGAAAAGATCGTCCAACGGTACAGTGTTGATGGGTTGGAAAAACCAGATGTGGAGTTGCACAGTGGGGATTATATCAATTTGAAACCCAGTTATTGTATGTCGCACGACAACACATGGCCCATAGCGTTGAAGTTTCTACAATTGCAAAGCGAGAAATTGTATGACGCGAATCAGATTGTTAATACGATTGACCACGATGTTCAAAACAAGTCGGAAGCGAACTTGCAAAAATACGACAACATGCGGAAATTGGCTGGGCGGTTAGGCAGTCATTTCTATCCTGCAGGAAGAGGAATTGGCCATCAGATTATGATAGAAGAAGGGTTTGCGTTCCCGTACCGGTTGGCGGTGGCCAGTGATTCACATTCTCCGATTTACGGCGGGGTGGGGTGTTTAGGGGTGTCTGTTGTGAGGTCTGATGCTGCTTGTATATGGGCTACGGGGAGGACATGGTGGAGAATACCTCCAGTGGCCAAAGTGGAATTGAAAGGCCAGTTGCCGCGGGGACTTAGTGGGAAAGATGTGATCATAGCGTTGTGTGGTATTTTCAAGAAGGATGAAGTGTTGAACCATGCGATCGAGTTCACCGGAGAAGGTGTGGGGAGTTTGAGCATAGATGATCGATTGAGTATTGCCAACATGTGTACTGAATGGGGGGCGTTGGCCGGGTTGTTTCCTGTGGATAGGCGCACGGTGGAATACTACCGGGGCCGATTGGGAGATGTGGAGGCAAGCCACCCTCGAATCAACAAAGAGAGTGTGAGTCAAGTTGAGTCTCGAATGGCGACGATGGTGGGTGATGTGGATGCAAGTTACAACAAGACATTGCAGATTGATTTATCGCGATTGACACATTACGTTGCCGGGCCGAATTCTGTCAAAGTGATGGAATGTGCCGATAAGTTGTCGCGCCAAGAAATCGCTGTGAACAAGGCGTATCTGATCTCATGCACGAATAGTCGATTATCCGATTTGCAGAATGCAGCTGAGGTGTTCAAACGATCCGGCCGCCAAGTTGCTTCTGGTGTACAATTCTATCTTGCAGCAGCGTCGTCTATTGTACAAAGACAGGCTGAATTGGATGGTAGTTGGAAAGTCTTGGTAGATGCAGGAGCCATTGTGTTACCATCTGGCTGTGGACCATGTATTGGTCTTGGGATGGGGTTGTTGAAAGAAGGAGAGGTTGGAGTTAGTAGTAGCAACCGTAATTTCAAAGGACGTATGGGTGATGTGAAGGCCCGAGCATATTTGAGTTCGCCGGCGGTAGTTGCGGCCAGTGCTATTCTGGGGAAGATCGGGACACCAGAGGAGGTTTTTGGGGAGCCAAGAGAGATTTCCGGCGATCTTTCCGGCGATCTTTCCGCGGAATGTGTGGAGAATGCAAAGTCCGGGATGCCACCGCAACCGAAAATGCCGCCACAAGGAGAAGTCATCGAAGGGTTCCCAGAACGTATACAAGGCAGGATTGTGTTCTGCAACAATGACAATATCAACACTGACGGGATCTACCCGGGCAAGTATACGTACAACGAGAACATCACACGCCAAGAGATGGGCGAGATAGTCATGGAGAATTACGATACCGAGTTCACCAAGATAGCACAGGCTGGCGACATTCTGGTTTCTGGGTACAATTTTGGCAGTGGGTCTTCACGGGAACAAGCTGCCGTGGCTCTGTTGGCCAAGGGGATTCCACTGGTGGTTGCTGGCTCGTtttccaatattttctGCAGAAACGCCATTAACAATGTCTTGTTGACGCTGGATGTGCCTGAGCTGGTGGAATATTTGAAGGAGAAATACAAGGGCGATGCGAGGTTGACGATCCGTAGTGATCTGAAGCTTACGTGGGATATTCGCGACGGAGTGGTCGATATAAGCGAGAATGACAAGGTAGTGTTCAGCAAGAAGGTGAATGCACTGGGTCGGATAGTGCAAGAGATTGCCGTGCAGGGTGGATTGGAAGGCTGGATCCGTAACGAGATAGCGAGGTAG
- the HEM3 gene encoding hydroxymethylbilane synthase (similar to Saccharomyces cerevisiae HEM3 (YDL205C); ancestral locus Anc_8.456), translating to MTQENILIGSRRSKLAIYQSNQVKALIEAHFPQYNCVVITHQTLGDQKQMKPLYSFGGKSLWTKELEDLLYTPDKSSRLDLIVHSLKDMPTQIPTGFELAGITNRVDPSDCLIMAKGSPYRTLADLPDGAVVGTSSVRRSAQLKKLYPKLQYISVRGNIHTRLRKLDDPDTPFQCIILATAGLIRMNLHHRITQRFDSNTMYHAVGQGALGIEIRKGDTKIQNIIQSISDWQTAVCCTAERSLMSGLEAGCSVPLGVNTNYDLTTKLLTLEGCVIDIDGTGQIICRVETYIETLHDARACGQLLCDKMIANGARELLDCIDEQLNEANATSSESTTSSIKDEHLNQHLDTDPLNEKIAIPTTSKVSS from the coding sequence ATGACTCAAGAAAATATACTCATCGGTAGCAGAAGATCGAAGTTGGCCATCTACCAATCGAACCAGGTCAAAGCACTCATAGAAGCTCATTTCCCGCAGTACAACTGTGTTGTGATCACCCATCAGACCCTTGGTGATCAGAAGCAGATGAAACCGCTCTATTCGTTTGGTGGGAAATCCCTGTGGACCAAAGAGCTGGAAGACTTGTTGTACACCCCAGATAAATCGTCCAGACTCGATTTGATTGTCCATTCTTTGAAAGACATGCCCACTCAAATCCCCACAGGCTTCGAGCTTGCAGGCATCACCAATAGAGTAGACCCTTCCGACTGTTTGATAATGGCCAAGGGGTCCCCGTACCGTACTTTGGCCGATTTGCCGGATGGCGCCGTCGTCGGCACTTCCAGTGTCCGTAGATCAGCTCAACTAAAGAAACTATATCCCAAACTACAATATATCAGTGTCAGAGGTAACATCCACACAAGATTGAGGAAACTAGACGACCCAGATACTCCCTTCCAATGTATCATCCTTGCCACTGCAGGTCTCATCAGAATGAACCTCCATCACCGTATCACACAACGTTTCGATTCAAACACAATGTACCATGCAGTCGGACAAGGTGCTCTGGGCATAGAAATCCGTAAAGGCGACACCAAGATACAAAACATCATACAATCCATTTCAGATTGGCAGACTGCCGTCTGTTGCACTGCAGAAAGATCTCTGATGAGCGGCTTGGAAGCAGGCTGCTCCGTGCCCCTCGGTGTCAACACTAACTACGACTTGACTACAAAGCTTTTGACCTTGGAAGGCTGTGTGATAGATATCGATGGGACAGGCCAAATCATCTGTCGTGTGGAAACCTATATAGAAACCTTGCACGACGCAAGAGCATGTGGCCAACTGTTGTGTGATAAAATGATTGCCAATGGTGCAAGAGAGTTGCTCGACTGTATCGACGAACAATTGAACGAGGCAAACGCAACCTCAAGCGAATCCACCACATCCTCCATCAAAGACGAACATTTAAACCAACATTTGGATACCGACCctttgaatgaaaaaatagcCATACCTACTACAAGTAAAGTAAGTAGTTGA
- the ARC40 gene encoding Arc40p (similar to Saccharomyces cerevisiae ARC40 (YBR234C); ancestral locus Anc_6.143) — MSSDKSIVASFKLVKGPIYSHCFNADRTILAITSDTNCLVYRMNGTKKPILHATLNNHDKTVTAVDISIHGRIVTCSQDRNAYVWEPLSNGTYKPTLVLLRINRAATCVSWAPNGYKFAVGSSARIIAVCYYEQENNWWVSKHIKKPIKSTVNCVAWHDNGIILAAGGTDGVARVFSGFIKGLDSKDAVVNSPWGAKFPFGFLLKEFYEGSYINDIKWRCNLEQLAFVTHDGALNVVDSQNYYAQVDSPEGLPYRALTWINDSSILTAGYNCHPVLFKFNGSNWAFAKNFDKVANTASVGASKKAGPPVVPQKPKSFNTNDDNDEEPQSFGISALKKFKELDLKGTVTTNKVEKGAHDNAISELAVFYESNGNVTQVSSCGLDGEIVIYSI, encoded by the coding sequence ATGTCCTCAGATAAATCAATCGTCGCCTCCTTCAAACTGGTCAAAGGCCCCATCTACTCCCATTGTTTCAATGCTGACCGCACTATCTTGGCAATCACCAGTGACACCAATTGTTTGGTGTATCGTATGAACGGTACCAAAAAACCAATCTTACACGCCACTTTAAATAACCATGACAAAACCGTCACGGCCGTCGACATTTCCATTCATGGTCGTATTGTCACTTGTTCACAAGATAGAAATGCCTACGTTTGGGAACCATTGAGCAACGGTACTTATAAACCCACTTTGGTTCTGTTACGTATCAATAGAGCTGCCACTTGTGTCTCTTGGGCTCCAAACGGTTACAAATTCGCTGTTGGTTCCAGTGCAAGAATCATCGCTGTTTGTTATTACGAACAAGAAAACAATTGGTGGGTTTCCAAACATATCAAAAAACCCATCAAATCCACTGTCAATTGTGTGGCTTGGCATGACAACGGTATCATCTTGGCCGCTGGTGGGACCGATGGTGTTGCCAGAGTCTTCTCCGGATTCATTAAAGGCTTGGATTCCAAAGATGCTGTTGTCAATTCTCCATGGGGTGCAAAATTCCCATTCGGTTTCTTATTGAAGGAATTTTATGAAGGCTCCTATATTAATGACATTAAATGGAGATGTAACTTGGAACAATTGGCCTTTGTCACTCATGATGGTGCTTTGAACGTTGTTGATtctcaaaattattatgcTCAAGTCGATTCTCCAGAAGGTTTGCCATACAGAGCTTTGACATGGATCAATGACTCTAGTATCTTGACTGCAGGTTATAATTGTCATCCagttttattcaaattcaacGGTTCCAATTGGGCTTTTGCTAAAAATTTCGATAAAGTGGCAAACACTGCAAGTGTTGGTGCTTCAAAAAAAGCTGGTCCACCTGTAGTACCACAAAAGCCTAAATCTTTTAACactaatgatgataatgatgaagagCCTCAATCCTTTGGTATTTCTGCCTTGAAGAAGTTCAAAGAATTGGATTTGAAAGGTACTGTTACCACCAACAAGGTTGAAAAAGGTGCACATGATAACGCAATCTCTGAATTGGCCGTCTTTTATGAAAGTAATGGCAACGTCACTCAAGTGTCTTCATGTGGGTTAGATGGTGAAATTGTGatttattctatttaa
- the TAF6 gene encoding TATA-binding protein-associated factor TAF6 (similar to Saccharomyces cerevisiae TAF6 (YGL112C); ancestral locus Anc_6.141) → MSNQQTSYTLWSPQDTVQDVAESLGIDNVPEDVLKALAMDVEYRILEIIEQAAKFKRHAKRNVLSTNDIAKSLTVLNVEPLYGYHNHQVLNGHSNQSSIGFTRCQVPGAPDRPVYFISGDEEADLEKLLQQPLPPIPRLPTFSAHWLAVEGVQPAIPQNPRLQEIRMAQPPAIRGAIVTALNDNSIHAEGDNGTGSGTGSTNNVLDGPDSSTIAGANNSINGLSNPNIQSSRPRVTSRVKPGSHSNTQLKPLVRHVLSRELQLYFDKVVEALTSSSSSPDSSHLRSAALTSLRTDSGLHQLVPYFIQFIAEQITHHLNDLDLLTSILEMIYSLLSNESIFLDPYIHSLMPSILTLLLAKKLGTPPNNLPKLTSNNNNNNNINNNINNNNNTDKSDVSSSSTKNENKDKDNDIEMKDTDTTTTNPQEDDLKGYLEKTNALRDFAASMLDYVLKKFPQIYKSLKPRVARTLLKTFLDLNHVFGTYYGCLRGIAVLGNETIRFFLGNLNNWSNLVLNDNKFTELEERYLIDCILDILVLLKCDLPMVYKGKEEEVTDEERTNLESRCGLTISKEVLKRDDKKELICAIFFGE, encoded by the coding sequence ATGTCTAATCAACAAACTTCCTACACTTTATGGTCTCCTCAGGATACCGTCCAAGATGTTGCAGAATCATTAGGTATTGATAATGTTCCTGAAGATGTCTTAAAAGCCTTAGCTATGGATGTTGAATATCGTATTTTAGAAATCATTGAGCAAGCTgccaaatttaaaagacaTGCAAAGAGAAACGTATTAAGTACTAATGACATTGCCAAATCTCTAACTGTATTAAATGTCGAACCTTTATATGGATACCATAATCATCAAGTATTGAATGGCCATTCTAACCAAAGCTCCATTGGATTTACCCGTTGTCAAGTACCAGGGGCACCAGACCGTCCTGTATATTTCATATCTGGTGATGAAGAAGCTGATTTAGAAAAGTTATTACAACAGCCACTCCCGCCAATTCCAAGATTACCAACTTTCTCAGCTCATTGGTTAGCCGTTGAAGGTGTTCAACCTGCAATCCCACAAAACCCTCGTTTGCAGGAAATTCGTATGGCTCAACCTCCAGCAATTCGTGGGGCTATAGTGACCgcattaaatgataattctATTCATGCAGAAGGTGATAATGGTACGGGTTCTGGTACTGGAAGCACAAACAACGTTCTAGATGGTCCTGATTCGTCAACAATAGCTGGCgctaataattcaattaatggCTTATCTAATCCAAATATACAATCTTCAAGACCTAGAGTTACATCGAGAGTAAAACCTGGTTCCCATTCAAATACTCAATTAAAACCATTAGTACGTCATGTTTTATCTCGTGAACTGCAATTGTATTTCGATAAAGTCGTTGAAGCTTTaacttcatcttcttcatcccCAGATTCATCTCATTTGAGATCTGCTGCACTTACTTCTTTGCGTACTGATAGTGGTCTACATCAATTAGTCCCATactttattcaatttattgCAGAACAAATTACTCatcatttaaatgatttagatCTTTTAACATCTATCTTAGAAATGATTTATTCATTACTGAGCAATGaatctatatttttagatCCATACATCCATTCATTAATGCCATCTATTTTAACACTTTTATTAGCAAAGAAATTAGGCACACCTCCCAATAATCTACCGAAATtaacttcaaataataataataataataatattaataataatattaataataataataatacagaTAAATCAGATGTGTCATCGTCTTCAACaaagaatgaaaataaagataaagataatGACATAGAAATGAAAGATACTGATACTACTACCACTAATCCACAAGAAGATGACTTAAAGGGATATTTGGAAAAGACAAACGCCTTACGTGATTTTGCTGCTTCAATGTTAGATTAtgtattaaagaaatttccacaaatttataaatcGTTGAAACCTCGTGTAGCAAGAACGCTATTGAAAACTTTTTTGGATTTAAATCATGTATTTGGAACTTATTATGGTTGCCTGAGGGGTATTGCAGTTTTGGGAAATGAAACTATAAGATTTTTCTTGGgcaatttaaataattggtcaaatttggtattaaacgataataaatttactGAGTTGGAAGAAAGATATTTGATTGATTGTATATTAGATATTCTAGTATTGTTAAAATGTGATTTACCAATGGTTTATAAAGGAAAAGAAGAGGAAGTCACTGATGAAGAAAGGACAAACTTGGAAAGCAGATGTGGATTAACTATTTCTAAGGAAGTATTGAAACGTGACGATAAAAAGGAATTAATTTGTGCCATCTTCTTTGGAGAATAA